GCACAATCATATCTTCCGTATTTCTTTTAAACAGGTCAAAAGAAACATTGACCTTATTTTCCAGGAATCCCATATCAAACCCAATATTTGAACTTACAATATTCTGCCAGTAGATATTGGGGTCGATTGCTACAGGAGATCCCACATAGGGAACCCTGGCCCCAACGGCATTTACCCAGGTTGACTTTCCACTGGGCATAATGGGAAGGTATAAATTATTCGGTACGGTCTGATCCCCGATAGTACCCCATGAACCCCTGATTTTTAAGAAGCTCAGCACAGGTTTTGCCCAATCCATAAAGGATTCCTCAGTGGCTACCCAACCTGCGGAAAATGAAGGGTACCACCGCCACCACAGATCAGAAGGAAATTTTGAAGATCCGTCGTAGCGCAGGTTTCCTTCCAGTAAATATTTATTTCTGAATGCATAGTTGATGCGACCAAAATAACCCAGCTGTGCTTCCCAGGTTTTATCCCCGGCAACTGTTTCTGTACCCGTACCGAAGGGAAATTGGGGATTTTGAATATTGGACAGGTTATTTATTTGTGAAGACTGCCATTCCGTTGTACCTGCTACCCGGTTCACCCCCAGTATAAATTTAAAATTATGATCAGCCTGTGGTTTCCAGTTATAGGTTGTATAGGCGTTAATCGTGCTGCTGTAAAAATTGGTTACAGTGCGGGCGAAATGATCCGGATTGGAACCCGGAGCGGTATAGGTTTCCAGCGAAAGATCAAAGGCCTTAATGGCCCCCGGATCACTGGCGGCCACCACTTTTCCTTCGCTGTTCACATATACAGGGTTGCCTCCGGCATCCAGCCTTGCCCTTGGCGCTACCCACGAGTTACGGGCCGTAAACCGGGTACCGGGTCTTTTCCAGGTTTCATTCTGGTCGGTATATGTGTAGTCAAAGTCAAACCTCCAGTTTTTCATAAGATGCACCGTTGCGCCCAGATTAAAATTCATGTACTTAGTCATTATGTTCGCTGTGTTGGCTGCAGCTATTTCACTTTCGGGACTGCGAATGGGATCTCCATTCTCATCTTTGCCAAGCGGATATAAAGAGCTCCACCGGTACAGGTAGAGCCAGGGATCTGCAGTGGTAGAGTTGGTGGCATAAGCATATTGCTTATTCCTTGCAGAGTAAATTGCCCCGGCACGAACGGTTACATAATCATTGATTTTTCCTGATATCCGCAGGGATGCATTATCCCGTTTGAAATCATCCAGCTTAGCTGGTTTCAGCATACCACTTTGATTTAAAGTACCAAGTCCTATGTTGTACGAAATCTTCTCTGTTCTTGCACCAATAGATAAATTATGCTGCGATGTCGGAGCCCATTCTCTTACCATATAATCATAGGGATCATATGTTCTGACACCCATTTTTTGATTATTCGCTCCCTGTACATACCAGTCGCGGCCAAAAACCGTAGGATCATCCGGACCAATACTTCCGCCGTACTTATTTTTCCATTCCACCGCTTTTTCATAACTAGCTCTATCTACATAATAAAAAGCACCTACGGGCGTAAAAGTTCCGATACGTTCTGCGGCATCTACCGTATACCGCAAGCCATCCACATCAGCCATTTTCAGATCTTTCCACACATTTTGCCAGCTGAAATTATTGGTATAATAAACAATAGGCTTTCCGGTGCCGGATCCTTTCTTGGTAGTAATAAGTATTACGCCAAAGGCAGCCTTTGCTCCATAAATGGATGCAGAAGCTGCGTCTTTTAATACCGTAATGGATTCTATATCCGTGGGGTTCACTACCTGAATACTTGGAATTTCGACATTATCCAAAAGGATCAATGGTGCACTGCCTCCATTCAAAGACCCGATTTGCCCCCTTATTTTAATGAGCGGATCAGAACCCACTTCGCCGCTGGGAACAATTATACTAAGACCCGATGCAGCGCCCTGCAATGCCCTCCCTACATCTGCGATGGGTCTGCTAGAAAGCGATTTATTCAGGTCTACAGTTGATACGGCTCCTGTCAGGTTTCCTTTCTTTTGAGTGCCATACCCTACTACAACGACCTCATCCAGACTGGATTGCCCGGCCTGCAGCACAACCGAAATGGTATTTTCCTTACCCACTGTAACAGTCTGGCTGAGATACCCTACAAAAGAAAAAACAAGGCTCGATCCTTCCCGGGCCTGAATCTTATACCCCCCCGATTCGTCTGTCATCACAGCCGTTCCTCCGGCGTTCACCGTCACACCCTGCAATGGCGTGCCTTCGGCAGAACTTACCGTTCCCGTTATGGTTTTCGTCTGAGCGCTGCCCAGCAGGGAAAAACAAAGCAACATAACAAGCAGGACGCACCTGTTAAAATAATAATTTCTCATTATGGATTTTTTACATTATGAATTTACAATACCGTTATCCCGGCCCTTACGTAAGGCTGCAGCAACTCATGATCCGGATCCAGTTCAGTAACCAGGTAATCGATCTGTTTCAGTTCACACACCTGCAGTGCCTCAAATGAGTTCAATTTTTCTGCAATGGTTAAACAAACCGTTTTGGCGGCAGTGGCCACCATTGCTCTTTTCAATTCTACCACCTCCCAGTCGCTGTCTGTTATACCCCGGCGCAAATCAATGGCATTCGTACCCAGGATGCACAGATCGGCGTTTACTTCTTTAATCTTGGCGATGGCACTGGCTCCTACCGTGATCTTGGACTCTTTATTTACCTTATCGCCCACCACCACCACATTGATATTGGGATGCGCGATATAAGCGTTCAATACCGGGATGCTCCCTGTAATAAATGTAGCCCGCAGTTGCGGCGGAAGCCGTTTGGCCATCTCGATGATGGTTGTTCCCCCACTCGTAAGCACATACATATTGTCCTTGATCAACCCGATCACTTTCTGCGCTATCACCGCCTTCTGCGTTTGCGAGTACACCGGACTGCTGTTAAAATGAACTTCATTAAAGGCCAGCGACAGTGCACCGCCATGCACTTTTATGAGCCGGCCCGCTTCCGCCAGCTCCTGCAAATCCCTTCGAACCGTGTCTTCAGACACATTCATGTCTACACAAAGCTTGGCACTCAGCACCTTGTTGTGCAGATCCAGGCGGTGGAGAATATATGCTTGTCGTTCTTTCTTTAACACAACCGTTAATTTATTCCTAAAGATAAACAGGAAAACAGCAAAAAGTCGCAAAATGTCAAAAAAAATTGCAGAAAAAAATAAAATACCGCAGTCATGTAAATGCGTACTGGCATGTTTGAAAAAATGAGTATATTTGATTAAATAAGTTGCATAAACAACTATTTTTTGTTATCATTAAAAACACATGCCATGCAAGAAGCATATATTGTTGCCGGCTACCGCACTGCAGTTGGTAAAGCTAAAAAAGGCGGGTTCCGCTTTTACCGTCCGGACGACCTTGCCATCACCGTTATCAAAGGCCTGATGGCTTCCCTGCCGCAGCTGGAGGCCAACCGGGTTGACGATGTGCTGGTAGGGAATGCCGTGCCCGAAGCAGAACAGGGGTTACAGGTAGGACGCATTATCTCCGCCCGCGCCCTGGGCATCGAAGTACCGGGGGCCACCATCAACCGGTATTGCGCCTCAGGACTCGAAACCATTGCCATGGCCACGGCCAAGATCCGCACCGGCCAGGCCGATTGCATTATTGCCGGCGGTACCGAAAGCATGAGCCTGGTACCGGCATCCGGATGGAAAACCGTGCCCTCTTATTCTATTGCCAGTGATGAACCGGACTATTACCTCAACATGGGTTTAACTGCAGAAGCCGTTTCCAAGGAGTTTCATATCAGCCGTGAAGATGCAGATGCGTTCAGCTATCAATCGCACCAGAAAGCCATTAACGCCATCCGGAACGGATATTTTAAAGAAGGCATCCTTCCTGTAGAAGTGGAAGAGGTATATGTAGATCCTAAGGGGAAACGGCAGGTAAAGAAATTTGTGGTAGATACAGACGAAGGCCCCCGTGCAGATACTTCCATGGAAGCCTTGCAAAAGCTAAAGCCGGTTTTTGCTGCTAACGGGGTGGTTACAGCGGGCAATTCTTCACAAACCAGCGATGGCGCAGCCTTCGTGGTGGTGATGAGTGAAAAAATGATGCAGGAGCTACAGCTGCAACCCATTGGCCGGCTGGTAGCCAGCGCCGTGGCCGGGGTACATCCGCGTATTATGGGCATCGGACCGGTAGCGGCTATCCCTAAAGCCTTAAGCCGTGCCGGCCTTGCGCTAAACGATATCGACCTCATCGAATTAAATGAAGCCTTTGGAGCACAATCCCTGGCAGTGATCCGGGAGGCCGGCCTGAATCCTGATATTGTCAACATCAACGGAGGAGCCATCGCCCTGGGACATCCCCTGGGTTGCACCGGCTGCAAACTCACCATCCAGGTACTTGGTGACCTGAAGCGTTTGCACAAAAAGTATGGTATGGTAACGGCCTGTGTGGGAGGCGGACAGGGTATTGCAGGTATCATCGAACGTTTTTAATTTTTTCGGCGTCTAAAAATCCGGTTCACTGTGCATAACGGTAAACCGGACTTTTTTTTACCGGCCGACAGTGCATAGGGCAGCGATCTTGCGACGCTCCATTCAGCTGCTGTGCCCAAATCATAGCATTCACCATTCCCCATTCAAAACGTCCATGTCCAAACCCTTTACAAAAACGCTCAATCTCGCCCATATTGTAACACAGCTCTGGCCCTTCGTGAGACCCTACCGCACCATGATCTTCGGAACACTGGCACTTACGTTGATCGGATCACTTGCAGCGCAGGTAAACCCACTCATCCTGAAATATACCGTAGATCATGTAGACGCACTTTTGCAGCAACCTGATCCCATGCAGGAAGGATTACGCCTCCTGTTGTATATTTCCATTATTCTCTTTACCAAGGAACTGATAAATATCTTTATTCAGTTCGGGCAGAAATTCTATGGTGAAAAGATCCGGATCAATGTCAGCAATCTTCTTTCAGAAGCTGCCATCAGAAAGATACTCACCTATGGCATGGCCTTTTATGCAGCACCGGAAAATCAGTCCGGCCGCCTGCAAACCAGGATCGACCGGGGTGTGGAAAGTTTGACCCGGCTGGTACAAAACTTTTTTATCGATATCCTGCCCCTGTTCTCCAACGCCATCCTCGCCCTGGTGATTATGTACGTGGCCAATGTAAAAGTAGGACTGGTAGCAACGGTCATCCTCCCCGCATACTTTTATGTAAGCAGCCGGCAGGCGCAAAAGCTGCAGGGCGTACGGCGGCAACTGCGCAGGGGGCGGGAAAACAAGAATAACGGACTGCTGAACCTTATTGAATCCGTAACGGTGATCAAAAGTTTTGTGCGCGAGCCTTATGAAGAAAAAAAACAGCTCGAAATTCAGGATCAGCTCACCCGGGATCAACTGTACACCCGCAAGACCAATTTCCGTTACGACGGGATCAAATCCTTTATTGAACAGATCGGGGTGGTGCTCATCATTATCCTGACTACCTACCTCGTACTGGGGCACCAGATCAGCATCGGCGCCATCATGCTGCATATCATGCTCTTCAATAACGTATCGGCCCCCATCCGCCAGCTGCACCGTATTTACGATGAGGTAAACGATGCCTTTATTTATGCCGAAGCCTATTTTCAGATACTGGATGCCGAAGACGCTACCGAAAAATCCGGTACTTATAAAGAAGAAGTGACAAAGGGCAACTTTGCGATGCAGCAGGTAAATTTCACTTACCCCAATGGCACCAGGGCCCTGCACGATGTAACCTTAACAATAGACGGCGGAAAAACCACTGCGCTGGTCGGGTTGAGCGGCGCCGGAAAAAGTACCATCCTCAACCTTCTCAACAAATTTTATGAACCGGACAGTGGCGCCATCATGTTAGACGGCGTGAACCTGGATGCATACAATAACCAGGCATTGAGGACTGAAATCGGGCTGGTGCTGCAAAAGAACCATATTTTTAAAGGCTCTATTGAAGACAATATCCGTTATGGGAAAATGGATGCCACAAAGGAAGCGATCATTGCCGCTGCACAAAAAGCCAGCCTGCACGACCAGATCATAGAGTTGCCGCTACAATATGAAAGTGACGCACAAGCGCTGAGTGGCGGCCAGCAACAACGCATTGCTATTGCCCGGCTGTTCCTGAAGGATCCTCCAATCATTTTTTTAGATGAACCCACTGCCAGCCTGGACGCGATCGCCACCGAACAAATCAAAAACAGCCTGGATGCGATCAAACAAAACAGGACAGTGGTCATCATCTCGCATTCGATTTCACAGATCGTTGATGCTGATATTATTTACGTATTAAAACAGGGTCGTGTGGTAGAACGGGGCACGCATGAACAACTTGTGGCACTTAACGGAACCTATCGCGAAATATTTAATGCGTCCGCACGCAGCCTGAATATAGCCCGGATCGCACAATCATATAGCTAGAACACCTTCGCATCTATGGAAGCCCATTGCATGCGCATTACAACAGGCTGCTGTTGCTTCCCCCGGTGATCCATCTGCGTGTAACGCGGCATATCGAATAATCCCTCCGGAGATTGCCGCTGGATTTTGAAACCTACCCCGATATCAGAATATTTAATTTTCATTAACAGCCGTTAGCGCTTTGTAAACGTCATATAAGTGACGACTTTTTAATCAAGCAACCCAATTAAAAAATGTTATGAAAGTGAAACTAGCCCTGTTGGCATTTGTACTGCTGGTAGTGGGCATCTCGAAATCGGAAGCCCAGCACTACCGGTATGAAAAAAATTATACAAAACATTACAGAAAAAGTTACCGGCACGGCCGCCCTGTAGTGGTGGCTTATTATCCCGTAGCGCACCGGAGCCGGTATTATGAAGGCAGATCATACCCCGTGTACCGGCATCACTATCGTTACCGGCATCACCGGCATATGCCGCCCGGGCACGCAAAAAAATATTACCGTTATCACCGGCAGCACAAACGGGTACATTATTATTAAAGGATAAGCGTATGATTCATAAGCTTTAAAATGGTCCAATAGTCGCCACCCCTACCGGGTGGCTCGACTGTTGGTACAAATTTTGATTCATAGGCCGTTAAAATCCCCAACATGAAAACAACAAGCGTCGCTAAATCCGGAGCAGCAAGCCTGCTGATCATATTGTTTTTATCGATTATATTCAGCTCCTGTGCTGATGTTTATTATCCGTCCAATGGTTATTATGGGCACGGACAGCGGTATTACAAGCAGATGCCTCCGGGCCAGGCAAAAAAATACTACGGTGCACAATCAGCAAGAGACTTTGCCCCCGGGCATAATAAGCGCCGTTATTGATACTAAATCTTTCTTTAACAAAAACAATAGCAGGCAATGAAAATACAATTATTCAATAAAACCCGTCTGCTGGTTACCGGAGCTCTGATCGCGTTAGTAGCAGGCCTTAGTTCCTGTGCGGATACCTACTATCCCTCGGGGGGGTACTACGACGGGTATTATGGCTACAACCCCTATTATTACTATTCTCCGGGGTACTATGGCTACTATGGTAATGGCGGCTATTATTACAATAACCGGTATTACCGTAACAACCGGCATTACCGCCGTTATGAGGACCGCAACAGGTATGATAGCCGGAGAAGGGTATATAGTAATAATAGCCGGGATCGGTACCGGGTGAATACAAATCGCAGCAATGCGGAATATTATCGTCAGCAAAACAATAACCGGATCAATGAACGAAGCAACTCCGGCAATCGGTCTTCTGATGTGCGGTCAAGGGCTGTAACACCTCAACGTTCTTACAGCCCCCCGCCCCCATCCAGGAGCATACAACAGGCGCCTCCGTCTTCCGGCCGAGGTAACCAGGGACGGTCAAACAGCAACAACAGCCGTTCATCAAGGAGGTAAAAAACGTAAAACAGGAAATTATCTACTGCCGCAGGTCATTTTTCGGAAGACCTGCGGTTTTTGTTTTTAACAAAGCTCTTTTCATATAAAGCGATCCAGTCGGCTACTGTAACCTGCTCGCAGAGTTTCGCTATCAAATCAAAAGGGATCTGATCCGGCTTGCTGAACCGGATACAGCTTTTTCCCATGTCCGGTTTTTTGTCGGAAATTTGCTTATATTCTTTTAAGAACCAGCTCATTAGGTCCTGGTCCGCGTATAATCCCATGTGATACAATACAATTCCGTTCTTTTGGGAGGCCATATTTATAAACGGGAGGGGTTGATCAGGGGCGCAGTGATAACCGGCAGGGTAAATTTGATGAGGCACCACATAACCGATCATTCCGTAGTTCATAACTTCCTCGTAGCCTTCAGGTAAATGCCTTCGAATCAGGTTCCGCAACTTTTCAATCGCTGACAATCGCTCTTCCGGTATTTCTTTTAAATAATCCGACACCGTTTTTGCCTTGGATTGCATACTATATGAAATTTATTTTTAGCATTTTTTTTACACATCGCAGCCCGGGACTGCCACCGTTTTGCTGTTTTTTATCGTCCAATAAATATAATAAAAAAACAATGAGTAAAAACGTTATAAAACTGGGAATGTTCCTGCTGGGCGCCAGCCTTTTCCTGGCCATAGACAGTTTTGCACAGTACCGGCGTTATCCGCACCGGGTATACAGAAGCCATTCCTATTACCGGGCACCAAGAATGTCTATTGGTATTGGCGGTGTTTTTGGATGGCCGGCTCCATATTACCGGTATGGTTACGGACCGAATGTTGGGGTTTCAGTAGGCATTGTCCTTCCGCCAATCGGCGCCACTATTTATGCATTGCCACCGGGAGCACGCAGGGTTTATTATGGCGGCGTTCCTTATTACTACCGCAACAACACCTATTTCATGGAGCGGGATAGAGGCGGTTATGAGGTGGTTGCACCCCCACTTGGATCCGTTACCATGCGCCTGCCCAACGGCGCCCGGATGCGTAAAATTGACGGAGATACCTATTATGAATACAACGGCACTTATTACCGCCCCGATATGAATGAAGATGGAGAGCGGATATATGTGGTGGCAGGAGCCAATGGAACACTGGATACGGAAGAAGCAAGAACGCAGCGTTCCAACGACGATAGGATGGATGCTGATGACGAGCCGACCAGCATTGAACCAGCCGCCAATAACGATACGGAAAGAAACGATGCGGTTTATGATACCCGCCCCCAGGTTGGAGACCAGTTTGACCAGCTGCCCAAAAATTCAACCCGGGTCACCATAGACGGTAAAACCCGGTTCCGCTCACCTGCAGGCACTTACTATAAAGAGGTTACGGCTGATGGCAAGACCGTATATGAAGTGGTTCCCTCAAAATAAAGAATGGGTAAAATATATCGGAAAAAAAGTGGCCCTAAGCCGGCCGCTTTTTTTAATGTGCATCAGCTATCTTTAATTTTAAATATGAGGCGGCAACACACCAACAGGTTTAACTATTTAAAGAGAAGGACGCTGCTCCTTTTGTTTACCGGTATTATTTCCGGCCTTTCGTTAAAGGCCCAGGAAGCCCGTTCTTTGCTCTGGAAGATCAGCGGCAATCATTTGCCGGCGCCCTCCTATCTATTAGGCACCATGCACCTGGTTTGTGGAGAAGATTTTGAGGTTCCGCCGAAATTAAAAAGCGTACTCAAAAAGGTACGCACCGTAACATTTGAGGCAGATATCGACGCCATGGATGGAGCCGATCAATTGATGGATCTGATGAAACCCGTGCCCGGCATTTTGGAAAAAGTGCCAAAGGAACAGCGCGAGGCCCTGGACAGCCTGCTGAAAGCATACCAGTTAACGCCCGAAGCATTGAATTATATGTCTCCCTTTGGAATCACTTCGGTGCTGACCCTGAAAACCTTCAATTGTACTGATCCTTCCGCGGTAAAAATGATGGAAAAGGAGCTCTATACCCTGGCCCAGGATGATTCGCTACAGATCGATCACCTGGAATCAGTAGCCTTCCAGATACAGATGATCCGGTCGATGAACACGATCGACGAGTTGTTGAATACCCTGCAAGGAATGAAAGAAGCTCCTCACTTTATCAAAGACCTGGTACAGGTTTACAAAACAGAAGACCTGCCTCGCCTCACCGGTCTGATGAATGACCCGGCCTTTATGAGTACCGTACAACAAACGCGATTGCTCAAAGAGCGCAATCATAACTGGATGAAGCTGCTGCCTGGGAAAATGAAAAAAGCGCCCACGCTGTTCGCCGTTGGTGCAGGACATCTGGGAGGAGAAAACGGGATGATCCGCCTTCTAAAGCAGAACGGGTATGCCGTTACTCCCGTTTTTGAATAAGCGGAAGTATCTTTATATCCTGAACCAGCGGAACAGCCGGTTCCAAAAACAATTTCAAAAGGATTACAATAAAATCAACCCATTATGGAGCAGTCCGTACAACTGGCAAAACGATTCCGGGAAGTACATCTCAATGGCGATTGGGTTGCCGCCACCAATCTCAAAGCCACCCTGTCTGGCCTTGACTGGCAGCAGGCTACTACCCGTATCGGAACGCTTAATACCATTGCAGCACTTGCGTTTCATATCAATTATTATATCGCCGGCATCCTGAACGTATTTGAAGGAGGGACGTTCGATATCCACGACCGGTTTAGTTTTGATGCGCCTCCGATCCGGTCGCAGGAAGACTGGGAACAATTATTAACCAAGCTATGGGCCGATGCCGAAAGGTTTTCGGCATATGTAGCGCAGCTGACTCCGGCACAACTGGATGCAGCATTTACAGACGAAAAATATGGCACCTGGCAACGGAATATTGACGCCATGATCGAGCATGTATACTATCACCTGGGACAGATCGTGCTGCTCGGGAAGCTGGTGCAGCAAACAGCCTATCGCTAAAATTTCAGACACTCATGAAAAGAAATTATTACGTCCTTTTGGTGCTCCTCTTATTCACAGCACTCTTGTCAGGCATATTAACATCCGGTATCTCCCTGGTGGGCCGTGTTGGAGTGAACACCTTTTACAAGAGCTATCGTTTTTTTAAAATATGGTGGCAGGCTGCGCTTGTTTGCCTTTTGGTGCTGCTGCTTGCAACCCTTTTGCTGTATGCCATCGATAAAAAATTCAAAGGGCATAAACGGGT
The sequence above is a segment of the Niabella agricola genome. Coding sequences within it:
- a CDS encoding ABC transporter ATP-binding protein, which encodes MSKPFTKTLNLAHIVTQLWPFVRPYRTMIFGTLALTLIGSLAAQVNPLILKYTVDHVDALLQQPDPMQEGLRLLLYISIILFTKELINIFIQFGQKFYGEKIRINVSNLLSEAAIRKILTYGMAFYAAPENQSGRLQTRIDRGVESLTRLVQNFFIDILPLFSNAILALVIMYVANVKVGLVATVILPAYFYVSSRQAQKLQGVRRQLRRGRENKNNGLLNLIESVTVIKSFVREPYEEKKQLEIQDQLTRDQLYTRKTNFRYDGIKSFIEQIGVVLIIILTTYLVLGHQISIGAIMLHIMLFNNVSAPIRQLHRIYDEVNDAFIYAEAYFQILDAEDATEKSGTYKEEVTKGNFAMQQVNFTYPNGTRALHDVTLTIDGGKTTALVGLSGAGKSTILNLLNKFYEPDSGAIMLDGVNLDAYNNQALRTEIGLVLQKNHIFKGSIEDNIRYGKMDATKEAIIAAAQKASLHDQIIELPLQYESDAQALSGGQQQRIAIARLFLKDPPIIFLDEPTASLDAIATEQIKNSLDAIKQNRTVVIISHSISQIVDADIIYVLKQGRVVERGTHEQLVALNGTYREIFNASARSLNIARIAQSYS
- a CDS encoding DinB family protein: MEQSVQLAKRFREVHLNGDWVAATNLKATLSGLDWQQATTRIGTLNTIAALAFHINYYIAGILNVFEGGTFDIHDRFSFDAPPIRSQEDWEQLLTKLWADAERFSAYVAQLTPAQLDAAFTDEKYGTWQRNIDAMIEHVYYHLGQIVLLGKLVQQTAYR
- a CDS encoding acetyl-CoA C-acyltransferase; amino-acid sequence: MQEAYIVAGYRTAVGKAKKGGFRFYRPDDLAITVIKGLMASLPQLEANRVDDVLVGNAVPEAEQGLQVGRIISARALGIEVPGATINRYCASGLETIAMATAKIRTGQADCIIAGGTESMSLVPASGWKTVPSYSIASDEPDYYLNMGLTAEAVSKEFHISREDADAFSYQSHQKAINAIRNGYFKEGILPVEVEEVYVDPKGKRQVKKFVVDTDEGPRADTSMEALQKLKPVFAANGVVTAGNSSQTSDGAAFVVVMSEKMMQELQLQPIGRLVASAVAGVHPRIMGIGPVAAIPKALSRAGLALNDIDLIELNEAFGAQSLAVIREAGLNPDIVNINGGAIALGHPLGCTGCKLTIQVLGDLKRLHKKYGMVTACVGGGQGIAGIIERF
- a CDS encoding SusC/RagA family TonB-linked outer membrane protein, which encodes MRNYYFNRCVLLVMLLCFSLLGSAQTKTITGTVSSAEGTPLQGVTVNAGGTAVMTDESGGYKIQAREGSSLVFSFVGYLSQTVTVGKENTISVVLQAGQSSLDEVVVVGYGTQKKGNLTGAVSTVDLNKSLSSRPIADVGRALQGAASGLSIIVPSGEVGSDPLIKIRGQIGSLNGGSAPLILLDNVEIPSIQVVNPTDIESITVLKDAASASIYGAKAAFGVILITTKKGSGTGKPIVYYTNNFSWQNVWKDLKMADVDGLRYTVDAAERIGTFTPVGAFYYVDRASYEKAVEWKNKYGGSIGPDDPTVFGRDWYVQGANNQKMGVRTYDPYDYMVREWAPTSQHNLSIGARTEKISYNIGLGTLNQSGMLKPAKLDDFKRDNASLRISGKINDYVTVRAGAIYSARNKQYAYATNSTTADPWLYLYRWSSLYPLGKDENGDPIRSPESEIAAANTANIMTKYMNFNLGATVHLMKNWRFDFDYTYTDQNETWKRPGTRFTARNSWVAPRARLDAGGNPVYVNSEGKVVAASDPGAIKAFDLSLETYTAPGSNPDHFARTVTNFYSSTINAYTTYNWKPQADHNFKFILGVNRVAGTTEWQSSQINNLSNIQNPQFPFGTGTETVAGDKTWEAQLGYFGRINYAFRNKYLLEGNLRYDGSSKFPSDLWWRWYPSFSAGWVATEESFMDWAKPVLSFLKIRGSWGTIGDQTVPNNLYLPIMPSGKSTWVNAVGARVPYVGSPVAIDPNIYWQNIVSSNIGFDMGFLENKVNVSFDLFKRNTEDMIVPLEGIPFTFGATPPLGNYGSLSTKGWELTVDFNHRFKNGLGLNLRGNISDARTVLTGIGTGQQVNGNYNGKDIGEIWGYRTDRLYQNEDFELDGNGKPILITLTSNESSLYAGKKAYKLKPGPNGEKPVYQPYLQNSDNFFFGPGDVKFRDVNGDGEINDGKGSLKDHGDLQVIGNSTPRYEWGAWVGLDYKGVDISAFFQGVGKREIWGVGFLTTPGFNASDGAMPQAIAGNYWRPDNTGAFYPAAYNNAGSNNANNMQVQDRYLLNMAYTRLKNLTLGYTIPERVTKRVWVTSLRVYGALENFFTWDHLGDLPIDPESISGYSMWNSSNYNSGRTGTGVPAFKSVSFGLQLIF
- a CDS encoding DUF6515 family protein; the protein is MSKNVIKLGMFLLGASLFLAIDSFAQYRRYPHRVYRSHSYYRAPRMSIGIGGVFGWPAPYYRYGYGPNVGVSVGIVLPPIGATIYALPPGARRVYYGGVPYYYRNNTYFMERDRGGYEVVAPPLGSVTMRLPNGARMRKIDGDTYYEYNGTYYRPDMNEDGERIYVVAGANGTLDTEEARTQRSNDDRMDADDEPTSIEPAANNDTERNDAVYDTRPQVGDQFDQLPKNSTRVTIDGKTRFRSPAGTYYKEVTADGKTVYEVVPSK
- a CDS encoding TraB/GumN family protein, whose translation is MRRQHTNRFNYLKRRTLLLLFTGIISGLSLKAQEARSLLWKISGNHLPAPSYLLGTMHLVCGEDFEVPPKLKSVLKKVRTVTFEADIDAMDGADQLMDLMKPVPGILEKVPKEQREALDSLLKAYQLTPEALNYMSPFGITSVLTLKTFNCTDPSAVKMMEKELYTLAQDDSLQIDHLESVAFQIQMIRSMNTIDELLNTLQGMKEAPHFIKDLVQVYKTEDLPRLTGLMNDPAFMSTVQQTRLLKERNHNWMKLLPGKMKKAPTLFAVGAGHLGGENGMIRLLKQNGYAVTPVFE
- a CDS encoding DUF1801 domain-containing protein, which encodes MQSKAKTVSDYLKEIPEERLSAIEKLRNLIRRHLPEGYEEVMNYGMIGYVVPHQIYPAGYHCAPDQPLPFINMASQKNGIVLYHMGLYADQDLMSWFLKEYKQISDKKPDMGKSCIRFSKPDQIPFDLIAKLCEQVTVADWIALYEKSFVKNKNRRSSEK
- a CDS encoding DeoR/GlpR family DNA-binding transcription regulator — encoded protein: MLKKERQAYILHRLDLHNKVLSAKLCVDMNVSEDTVRRDLQELAEAGRLIKVHGGALSLAFNEVHFNSSPVYSQTQKAVIAQKVIGLIKDNMYVLTSGGTTIIEMAKRLPPQLRATFITGSIPVLNAYIAHPNINVVVVGDKVNKESKITVGASAIAKIKEVNADLCILGTNAIDLRRGITDSDWEVVELKRAMVATAAKTVCLTIAEKLNSFEALQVCELKQIDYLVTELDPDHELLQPYVRAGITVL